TAGGCCAGCGGCCGGCGCGGCGCCACTTCCATGCCGTCGTCGTCCACCAGCGGCGCGAGCCAGATCGAACGGTGCGCGCGCTCCAGCGATTCCAGCCGGCCGAGGTGGAAGCGGAAGTGGTGGTCGCGCGCCTGCTGCAGGAAGTCCAGTTCGTTTTCCTGCGACCCGAGCGTGCCCGCCGCCACCTCGTGCAGCAGCGGCTTCCATACGTGGGTCAGCGCCGCATCGACCAGGATGATCTCCGCCGCGCCGTCGCGCCCCACGCTGTCGCCCAGGCGCGCCGCCAGCTCCAGCCCGCCGGCGCCACCGCCGACGATGACGATGCGGTGGCGGGCGATGGCCGTCTCGCGCGAGGCGAGATCGGCCGCGCTGCGGCTGCGGCGGGGCTGACCGATGGCATCCAGAAAGTCGGCTTCGCCGGAAAAACGGCTGCTGCCGGGCGTGGACGCGGGGTCCGCATGCGGCGCCGGCGACAGCGGCCGCGCGCCGTGGGGCAGGGCCGCCGCAAGCAGGGGAAAGCGCAGGGGGAGGGCAGGCATTATGTTCTCCGTGGCGTCCGCGTCAGCGGTCCGCATAGGCAAGCGTGGTCACCAGCGACAACTCGGCGTGGCGTGAATCGAGCCGGCTGTGCTGGACCACGATCGGGCGGTCGGACTCGATCACGCTGGCGTAATCGGTATCGAGTGGAATCGGTTCTGGGTCGCGCAGGTCGTTGAAGCGCAGATGCACGGTGCGTTGCGCCGGCACCGTGATCAGGTAGGGCCCGGCAGGCTCGCGGTCGGAGAAATACACCGTGATCCGCACATGCGCGTCATAGCGGCCGGTGTTCAGCAGGCAGGCGGTTTCGTGGCTCACCATCCGGCGTCCGCGCTCGCCGTTCTGTGGCGGAAGGTAGCCTTCCGCGATCGCCCAGCGCGTCTTGCCGATGCTACTCATGGCGGCCCCCCTGTTCTTGCGCCGCGGGGCCTATGCACCGGGCGGCACAGTGAGCCCCGCATTGGAGAGGGGCGTTTGCGCAATCGGATCTGGGTCCTCGCGTGGGCGGTGGCGAAACGAAAGGGCGAAGGGCGTGCGCGGCGGATCATGAGCTGCCTCCATTGAAAAAGATTCCGCTTTCACCGCCTGTGCAAGCGGCATTCCCGCAAGGGTATTTTTTTCAATTCCCCACTCCGGGCGGTGGCCACGACACAAGGCCGGTGTCCGTGGAAGCCAGTCCGGCGCTGGGTTGCATGCCCGCGCCCATGTCAGGTGAATCCGCCGGAATTCCTTTCGGGTGGCGCCCCGGCATATTTCACAGGGGGGGTGGCAAGAATCCTGCTGGTACAGGTCATGCGTTTCATTTCACGAATGTGATGGCAGGAGGCCCCCGATGCACTGCACTGTTCACTGCCTCGTATCGGCCGAGGACGAGCTTCAACCGCTGATGGAGCGAATCGCCGCCGCCGGCATCGCCAATGACGCCGTGCAGATCGTGTGGCGGCCCCCGGCCGAGAGCGCGGCGGCGCAGGTGTCGCGCGCCGCGATGTCGGCGTGGGGGGTGTTTCTGGTACCCGCCGTGTGGTGGTGGTTTCTGGGCAACGCGGCCTGGTTCGCAGGGGGTGCGGCCGAGGTGCCCGGCTACCGCCCGCCGCAACGGCGCAGCGCGCTGGCGGGCCGCCGCCCGCGTTTCGCCTTGCTGTCGCGGGATTGAGGTTACGGCGGCGGCACAAACAGAGACGGCCCCGGATGGGGCCGTTTTAACGAGGGGCGGTGCCCCGATGAGGCAGGCGGCGCAGCGCCGCCTTTGTTGCGCTGCAATGCGGTCGCGGGGCGACCGCGGCAGCTGCGGCGGTAGCGCCTTAGGCGCTGCGGCTGCGCTGGGTGCGTTCGCGCTCGCTGTTGCCCGCTTCGGACATCTCGCTGCCGGCCTTGCGCGTGGCGCTGCGCATCGCTTCGCCGATGCGTTCTCCTTCTTCATTTACCGCTTCCACCTGCCGGTTGGCGATCTCGCGGGTGCGCTCCATGTTCTGACGCACCGTGGCGCGGAACTGCTCGCCGCCTTCGCGCAGGGTTTCACGCGTGACGTCGGTCAGCGACTCCGTTGCGCGGGCCATTTCCTCGGCCTGCTGGCGGGTCAGCGCCTTCAACTCCTCCAGGCTTTCGGATGCCTGCTGCTGCAGTTCCTCCAGCCCGTACTGCCAGCGCTCGGCAAAGTCGATCGCCTGCTGTTCGAGGATGCGCGAGACGTGGTTCTGGATCTCGGCGCTGGTTTCCTCGGCATGGTCGGTGAAGCGCACCGCGTTTTCGGTGCTGGTGGAGAACAGCCGCAGGGCGCGGTCGTCCTCGATGGTGAACATGCGCGAGTAGTCCGGCAGGCCGAAGGCAGCCGCCGCGCGCAGCTGCGCGCGCATGACGATGCGCGCGGTGGCCGCGTGCAGGTCGTAGAGTTGGCCCATGCTGCGCAAGGTGGTGGCGGCAAGGTTGGACGCCGCGGTGGCCGCCGCGGGACGACCGCCGTTGCCGCTGTTGCCACTGTCCTGCTGGCCGCCGTCGTCGCGCGCCTTCAGGTCTTCATTGGCGGATCGGGATTGAGCCATGTCGCATCTCCTTGGTCGGGTGATTCAACGGCGCCGACGGTTGCCGGAGCCACAGTCCTCGGCATGCTGGGTCGGACTGCTTTTGGTGCACCGCAAACGGCGGGCCTGCATGGTGTCGGCCGGAAACCCCAGGAGGGCGTGCCGCAGGCTCCCGCCGCAGCGCGGAAACGCACGGAATGAGGACCGTCGCGGCCCGTTTCGGGCGGCGGAAGAAAATTCAACGAAGAAGAAAAAACTACCGCTTCGCATACCGCGCCGGCAGGAACGCGGCGGCGCCGGAGCCACCCGGCGGCGCGTTCGAATCCCGGCAGGGCAGGGTTTGCGGCTGCGGTGCAAGGCCGCGCCGGGGCGGGGGCGCTGGGCACCCGCTTTGCTCACGGGGGGCGAAGGCCGCGCTTCGCCGTGCCCAAAGCGGGCACAGCCCCGCGGGCGCCGCCTTCAACCGCCACTGGAGACAAGCATGAACCACCTGAACGACGACGAGATCGCCGCCCTCGGCGCCCTGCTGGACGAACGCGAACGGGCGTTGAAATCCGGTGTGCACGAACACGTTTCGCGCCTGCTGGAAGGCGGGCAGCCGGGCCTGACGACCCCGGCCGGAGATGCCGCCGACCAGGCCGAAGTGGGATTGACGCGCGAGCACGAGAACCTGGCCGTGGTGCGCGACGTGCGCGAGCTGCGCGACATCGAGGCCGCGCGCGAGCGGATCGCCGAGGGCGAAGCCGGCATCTGCGTGGATTGCGGCGAGGAGATTCCCTTTGCGCGGCTGGAGGCCCAGCCGACCGCGACGCGCTGCGTGCGCTGCCAGTCGCTGTACGAGCGCACCCACGCCGCGCTGCCGGAGGTGTCGCCGGCGCGGGAAGACTAGGCGGACCGGCGCGATGGAGGCCGTGGGCGATGCGGTGATGCTGGCGCGGGTGCAGTTTGCCGCCAACATCACGTTCCACATCCTGTTCCCCGCGATCACCATCGCGCTCGCCTGGGTGCTGCTGTACTTCCGCGTGCGTTACAACCGCGGCGGCGGCGACGCCTGGCTGGATGCCTACCGCTTCTGGGTCAAAGTGTTCGCGCTCACGTTCGCCATCGGCATCGTCAGCGGGGTGACGATGAGCTTCCAGTTCGGCACCAACTGGCCGGGCTACATGGAAACCGTGGGCAACATCGCCGGCCCGCTGCTCGCCTACGAGGTGCTCACCGCGTTCTTTCTGGAGGCGAGCTTTCTCGGGATCATGCTGTTCGGCGTGGGCCGCGTCAGCCGGCGGGTGCATACGCTGGCCACCTTTCTGGTGGCGGCCGGCACCACGCTGTCGGCGTTCTGGATCCTGGCGCTCAACTCGTGGATGCAGACGCCGGTGGGCTTCGAGATGATCGAGGGCCGCGCCTACGCCACCGACTGGCTGGCGATCCTGTTCAATCCGTCGTTTCCGTACCGCTTCACCCACATGCTGATCGCTTCCGGCCTGACCGCGGCCTTTCTGGTGGCGGGGGTTTCGGCGTGGCGCTGGCGTCGCGGCGAACGCGGCGGCGACGTGCGCGCCGCGCTGCGCACCGGGGTGGTGATGGCGGCGACGCTGATTCCGCTGCAGATCGTGGTGGGCGACCTGCACGGCCTCAACACCTTCCACCACCAGCCCGCCAAGCTGGCCGCGATGGAAGGCATCTGGGAGACCCAGCGCGGCGCGGCGGCGGTGCTGTTCGGCCTGCCGGACGAGGCCGCGCAGCGCAACCGCTACGAGGTGGCGATTCCCGGCCTGGCCTCGCTCTACCTCGGCCATTCCTGGGATGCGGAAATTCGCGGGCTGAAGGACTTTCCCGGCGCGCATCCGCCGGTGGCGCCGGTGTTCTGGGCCTTCCGCATCATGGTGGGGGTGGGTCTGCTGATGCTGGCGGTGTCGTGGTACGCCCTGTGGGACATGCGCCGCCGCGGCGAACCCGGCCCGCTCGCCAGCCGCGCGCTGGTGCTGATGACCTTTTCGGGCTGGGTTGCGCTGGTGGCCGGTTGGTACGTCACCGAGATCGGCCGCCAGCCGTGGCTGGTGTACGGCGTGCTGAGCACCGCCGAGGCTGCGTCCACCGTGCCGGCCGGGCGCATCGGGCTGACGCTGGCGATGTACCTGACGCTGTACGCGGCGCTGCTGACCGCCTTCATCTCGGTGGTGTTCCACCTGGCGCGCAAGGCGGGCGAGGGCGAGCGCGCCAAGGACATGAACCCGGTCAACGATCCTTTCCGCGCCGGGGTTGGCGTGCTGGCGCCTGAACCGGCGGGGCCGGATATCGAAGACAGGGGCGGCCATGCCTGATCTCTCCCAACCTGCCGGCTGGCTGCCGCTGGTGTTCCTGCTGGTGATGGGGCTGGCGATCCTGGTGTACGTGGTGCTGGACGGCTACGACCTTGGCCTCGGCATCCTGCTCGGCTTCGCCGACGACGCCGAGAAGGACATCATGGTGGCGTCGATCGGCCCCTTCTGGGACGCCAACGAAACCTGGCTGGTGCTCGGCATCGGCGTGCTGCTGACCGCTTTCCCGCTCGCGCACGGCGTCATCATGGGCGCGCTCTACCTGCCGGTGGCTGCGATGCTCGCCGGGCTGATCCTGCGCGGGGTCGCGTTCGATTTCCGGGTGAAGGCCGAGGCGCACCACAAGCCGTGGTGGAACCGCGCGTTCTGCGCCGGCTCGCTGCTGGCGGCGCTGTCGCAGGGCTACATGCTGGGGTTGCTGGTGGTGGGCTTCGAGCGCACCACCATCCATGTGCTGTTCGCCGCCTTCATCGGCCTGTGCCTTGCTGCCGGCTACGTGCTGCTGGGCGCCGGCTGGCTGTTGATCAAGACCGAAGGCGCCCTGCAGCAGCGCGCCGCGCGCTGGGCAGGCGCCGCGCTGTGGTTCACCGCCTTCGGCATCGCCGCGGTGTCGGTGGCGACGCCGCTGCTCAGCCGCGCGATCTTCGACAAGTGGTTCGCGATTCCCAACCTCTTCCTGCTGGCGCCGATCCCGCTGATCACCGCCACGCTGTTCGGCCTTTCCGCGCTGGCGCTGGCCCGTTTGCCGGCGCAACTGGAACGCGGGAATCAGGCCTGGACCTGGGTGCCCTTCGCCGCCGCAGTGGGCGTCTTCATCCTCGCCTTCCACGGCCTTGCCTACAGCCTGTTCCCGTGGATCGTGCCGCAGCGCATGGACCTGTGGCAGGCCGCCGCCGCGCCCGGCTCGCTGATGTTCATCCTGGTCGGCGTGGTCACCGTGCTGCCGATGATCATCGCCTACACGGTGTTTGCTTACCGGGTGTTCTGGGGCAAGGCGACGGATCTGGAGTACGGCTGAGACCGCATGCCAGCGCCGCGTGTCGGCACCGTCTTGGTGGCTTCAGGCCGTGGTCCCGGCGGGCAGGGGGCGCACCTCGCGGTATCCTTGCAGGACAGCCCCCCGCGGCGCTTTCGGGAGAACCCGGTTTCATGGTGGACAAGGACTGGATCTTCGTACTCGGTGCGCAGGATCCGGAGATGCGCGAGATCGAACGCATGCTGCGCCGCGCCGGGCGGCCCTACATCCATGCCGCGCGCAACGGCCAGCGCTGCGTGCCGCGCACCGCGTATGAAGCCAACGGCGTGGTGCGGATGTCGCGCTCGGGCCAGCCGATGCCGGCGGTGCTGCTGCCGCGCGCGCCTGCGGTTTTCGTGGAATGCAGCCTGCCCGGCCACCCGGCCGCGTTGCGGGTGGACCACCACAATCCCGGCGACCCCGGCTACGACAAGCGCGCCGAGGCTTACCTGCAGGGCTCCTCGCTCGGCCAGGTGCTGCAACTGCTGGAAATGGAGCCCGACACCACCCAACGTCTGCTGGCCGCCGCCGACCACTGCCTGACGGCCGCCTACCGGGGCGAGTGCCCCGGCGTGGATCCCGGCGAGTTGCTGTTCCAGCGCGCGGCGTGGCAGGCAAAGATGAGCGGGCGCAGCCTGGGCGACGTGGTCGACGGCATCCTGGGCGCAGCCCGCCAGGTGGAGCGCAACTTCGATTCCGAATTCGGCGAAGCGCTGTTCCTCGACCCCACCGAAATCCCGCCCGACCTCGCCGAAGGCGCCGCCTACGCGGGCCGCCCGGTGCGCTACCGCCAGTTGCTGCCCACCCACGACCTCAAGGAAATGCTGAAGGGCGCCGAGCCCGAGCACATCGAACGCTTCATGGCCGAACACCAGCAGGCAGGGCGGGAGGTGTATGGCAATCCGTATCGGGGGTATGCGGGGGCGTATTTGTGAGCACGGCGGGGCGGGCGAGAACACAGCGGTGCTGCAGCGCGGACGATGCCGCAAGGCGTGGATCGCGATTTCCGGATCAAGCTTCAAACCCTGCCTGGCGCCCAGTGCGCTTCGCAGTCATCACACCGTCGAACAAGCACCGCGGCCGCGTTTTGCGCGTTATCGACGCGGCCGCGAAATGCCGCGTAGTGGTCCGGTTCCAGCGGCATGCCATTGCGCGTCTGTTCGTGAATCATCAGCAGCAGGCCGTTTGACCCCGCCAGATGCGAAGCAAGGATGGCGAACGGCGTCATCAGTTCGGCGGGAATGCCCGCGTGCACAAATCCCTGCACCAGCTTCTGGAAATTCTCGAATTCCAGAAACCGATAGTTATCGAATATCTTCCGTTCTTCCCCCGGCGGAATTTCATCCCATACCGAGGAGAGCACTTCGCAATAGCCCTCGATCTGGGTGGCGATGGCGCGCACCGCCTCCAGCCTCGTCAGGTCATCCAGTCGACGTGCTGCTTCTTCATGGCGCCGGGTGCTGTTGAACTGGTAGCGGGCCACGAGAAAGGCGCCAATGATGGCCGCAATGGTGCCCCAGGCCTGAACCCAGGAAGCGCATTCGCTCGGTGTAAGCCCGAGTGGCACGAACATGCACGATTGGCTCCAATCCACGGCCATGTCGACCTCCTGTGCGATTTCCTGCGGTACTCAATTCGGGCAGTGGGCGTTGGCGCCGCGATTGACTACTCGTCATAGCCCATATCCGCCCCCGCAGCGCGGGGGTGCGTTCGATGCTATTGCGCGTCGGCCTGCTTTACACCGTCATCCTGATCTTTCCGCAATTGTCCGACAAGCCTTTGACATGGAAAGGAAAGCGTTGCTGGCATAGCCGATGCTCTCCCGGCCCTTCATCACCGCCGGGAGATTGCCATTGCCATTCCGCTCGAAGCGCTGAACAGCGCAATTGCGTTCATCTATTCCATTGTTGGCGACACTGCCCGAATTGAGGAGGCAGTGGGGCGGATACGCGCGCTCGTCAATGGATCGAAAGCGGTGCTGCTGACGCCCACCGAGGACTTGCCGCTGAATGGCTTTTGCGTGGGCGACAATTTCGACGCCATGTTTTTTCTGCATGGCTGCAGCGATCATCCGGACGATCCCGACCCTTGGCTGGATGCGGCATTTCGCAAAGGCTTCATCACCACCGGCGCCACGCTGACCGACGAAATGCTGTTGCCGCGCGAAGCCTTGCACCGGCGCACCTTTTTTCGCGACGTCATGGTTCCGCTATGCCTCGAACGGATCTGTACGACCGTGATAAATGCGGATGCAGGGCAAGGGCTGCCGCTGACCATGCTCAGCGTCTTTCGCGGGCTGGGCGCCGAATCCTTCAACGAAGAAGAGCGCCGCGCGCTCGCGATCCTGTCCCCGCATCTGCGACAGGCACTGCGGCTGGCACACACATTCGAAACCCACGAATCACGCTGTACCGGCCTGGGAAGCGCAATCGACGCGCTGCGCGTCGGCGTGGTGCTGCTCGACCGCGCGGGCCGGGTGGTCATGATCAACGAACGCGCCCGCCAATGCTGCGGCCCGGGCGCCGGGCTGAAACTGGCGCGCGACGGGGAAACGTCCTACGTCATGCGGGCATCGCTACGCCGTGAAGACGCCGCTCTGCAGCACGCCATTGCGACGGCAATCGAGGTCGAATCGGGGCGTGCGCCAAGCGGGGGAGGGCATGCGCTGACGCTGCACGGCGAATCCGACGCGACGGCGGTACGGGTGTCGGTGTGCCCCGCACTGAAAAGCCCGGGGTGGTTCGCTAGCGTGCCCCGCGCTGCGGTTGTCCTGATTCTGGATAGACCCTTCGAAGCCGCCGTGCCATCGATGGAAATCCTGCAAAGCACATTTGGATTCACGGCGGCGGAATCACGGGTGGCCCAGGCGCTGTGTGCTGGGTTGAGGCCGAAGAAGATTGCGGAGCAGGCGGGGGTATCGGAGGCGACGGTGCGTACGCATATCCGCCACCTGCTTCGGAAAACAGGGAGTGCCGAAATCGGCGTCCTGAAGGCGAAACTGGCGGTGTTGAGTCAGCGCCGTTGAGGCTTCAACCGCGCGCGTTCGTCAGTGCTGCCGGAGCACTTCGTCAGTATTGATGAGTCGGCTGCAGAAACAGCAACGCCTGTTGAAACGGCGCCGATTCTCGCTGCGTTCGTTAAGCCTTTTGATTAATAAAGGAAAGCGAAAACTGGTCTGCAAAATGCTATCGGGGTCGCATGTATTCCAGCTGCGTGGCCTTACCGATTCTGTGAAGTCGCGCAGCCCCTTCAAGCAGGAAAAGGAGTGTGGCCATGACAGTTACGCAGTGGTTGGAGGTGCTCTCGATCGGCTTCGTCGCAGGCGCAGTCGGGCAGCTGGTGCGGGCAATTTCAGGGTTGGCGAAACTGAAGCGCGAACAGTTGGAAGGCGCCGCCGGGGATAACGAATTCCAGCTATCGACGATGGTGCTCAGCGTGATCATCGGCGGAACGGCCGGAGCATTGGCCGCGATCGCGCTCTCCGACACCCTCGTGTCCGGTGGCGTGCCGAGCCAGACCATCCTCGGCCTGTTGGGCGCCGGTTATGTCGGCGCCGATTTCATCTCGGGATTTGCCGGCAAGCACTTTGCGGTGACGCAGACGACACCGGAAGCGCCGCAGAACCGCGCTGACGGTAAGCCCGAACCGGCCCCGGGAGACCGCCAGCAGGCAGCCCCAGCCGCTCCCGCGCCGGATGCGGTTGGTTGATCCACGTAAATCGGTAACCCGCGAGGACAACATGGGCGATCTGAGTGTTGCAAATCACCGCTTGGCCGGAAAAGTGAAAGGCAAGAGCATTGGCTTCAGCGCTTCACCCAACCACAACGGAATCATCAATCCCAAATTCGTCGTCTTTCACTATACCGCCTGCTCCCATGCCGACGCGTCCGCGGCATTCATGAACGCATCGGGCAATCGGCGGGTGTCAGCCCATCTGCTGGTGGACAGCGATGGCAGCATCACGCAATTCGTCGATTTCAATCTGCGGGCCTGGCACGCGGGCGTCAGTGAGTGGGAGGACTACCGCGATCTCAATTCGCACTCCATCGGAGTGGAAATCGTCAATTACGGCTATCTGCTGAAGAATTCTGCCGGAGGTTTCAC
Above is a window of Azoarcus olearius DNA encoding:
- a CDS encoding sensory rhodopsin transducer, translating into MSSIGKTRWAIAEGYLPPQNGERGRRMVSHETACLLNTGRYDAHVRITVYFSDREPAGPYLITVPAQRTVHLRFNDLRDPEPIPLDTDYASVIESDRPIVVQHSRLDSRHAELSLVTTLAYADR
- a CDS encoding TraR/DksA family transcriptional regulator; the protein is MNHLNDDEIAALGALLDERERALKSGVHEHVSRLLEGGQPGLTTPAGDAADQAEVGLTREHENLAVVRDVRELRDIEAARERIAEGEAGICVDCGEEIPFARLEAQPTATRCVRCQSLYERTHAALPEVSPARED
- a CDS encoding cytochrome ubiquinol oxidase subunit I translates to MEAVGDAVMLARVQFAANITFHILFPAITIALAWVLLYFRVRYNRGGGDAWLDAYRFWVKVFALTFAIGIVSGVTMSFQFGTNWPGYMETVGNIAGPLLAYEVLTAFFLEASFLGIMLFGVGRVSRRVHTLATFLVAAGTTLSAFWILALNSWMQTPVGFEMIEGRAYATDWLAILFNPSFPYRFTHMLIASGLTAAFLVAGVSAWRWRRGERGGDVRAALRTGVVMAATLIPLQIVVGDLHGLNTFHHQPAKLAAMEGIWETQRGAAAVLFGLPDEAAQRNRYEVAIPGLASLYLGHSWDAEIRGLKDFPGAHPPVAPVFWAFRIMVGVGLLMLAVSWYALWDMRRRGEPGPLASRALVLMTFSGWVALVAGWYVTEIGRQPWLVYGVLSTAEAASTVPAGRIGLTLAMYLTLYAALLTAFISVVFHLARKAGEGERAKDMNPVNDPFRAGVGVLAPEPAGPDIEDRGGHA
- a CDS encoding cytochrome d ubiquinol oxidase subunit II, with protein sequence MPDLSQPAGWLPLVFLLVMGLAILVYVVLDGYDLGLGILLGFADDAEKDIMVASIGPFWDANETWLVLGIGVLLTAFPLAHGVIMGALYLPVAAMLAGLILRGVAFDFRVKAEAHHKPWWNRAFCAGSLLAALSQGYMLGLLVVGFERTTIHVLFAAFIGLCLAAGYVLLGAGWLLIKTEGALQQRAARWAGAALWFTAFGIAAVSVATPLLSRAIFDKWFAIPNLFLLAPIPLITATLFGLSALALARLPAQLERGNQAWTWVPFAAAVGVFILAFHGLAYSLFPWIVPQRMDLWQAAAAPGSLMFILVGVVTVLPMIIAYTVFAYRVFWGKATDLEYG
- a CDS encoding TetR family transcriptional regulator; translation: MVDKDWIFVLGAQDPEMREIERMLRRAGRPYIHAARNGQRCVPRTAYEANGVVRMSRSGQPMPAVLLPRAPAVFVECSLPGHPAALRVDHHNPGDPGYDKRAEAYLQGSSLGQVLQLLEMEPDTTQRLLAAADHCLTAAYRGECPGVDPGELLFQRAAWQAKMSGRSLGDVVDGILGAARQVERNFDSEFGEALFLDPTEIPPDLAEGAAYAGRPVRYRQLLPTHDLKEMLKGAEPEHIERFMAEHQQAGREVYGNPYRGYAGAYL
- a CDS encoding helix-turn-helix transcriptional regulator — encoded protein: MLLTPTEDLPLNGFCVGDNFDAMFFLHGCSDHPDDPDPWLDAAFRKGFITTGATLTDEMLLPREALHRRTFFRDVMVPLCLERICTTVINADAGQGLPLTMLSVFRGLGAESFNEEERRALAILSPHLRQALRLAHTFETHESRCTGLGSAIDALRVGVVLLDRAGRVVMINERARQCCGPGAGLKLARDGETSYVMRASLRREDAALQHAIATAIEVESGRAPSGGGHALTLHGESDATAVRVSVCPALKSPGWFASVPRAAVVLILDRPFEAAVPSMEILQSTFGFTAAESRVAQALCAGLRPKKIAEQAGVSEATVRTHIRHLLRKTGSAEIGVLKAKLAVLSQRR